The proteins below are encoded in one region of Eulemur rufifrons isolate Redbay chromosome 2, OSU_ERuf_1, whole genome shotgun sequence:
- the SRP14 gene encoding signal recognition particle 14 kDa protein has product MVLLESEQFLTELTRLFQKCRLSGSVYITLKKYDGRTKPVPKKGSVEGFEPSDNKCLLRATDGKKKISTVVSSKEVNKFQMAYSNLLRANMDGLKKRDKKSKNKKSKAAQ; this is encoded by the exons ATGGTCCTCCTGGAGAGCGAGCAG TTCCTGACGGAGCTGACCAGGCTGTTCCAGAAGTGCCGGTTGTCGGGCAGCGTGTACATCACCTTGAAGAAGT ATGATGGTCGAACTAAACCCGTTCCAAAGAAAGGTTCTGTGGAGGGCTTTGAGCCCTCAGACAACAAGTGTCTGTTGAGAGCCACTGATGGGAAAAAGAAGATCAGCACTGTG gTGAGCTCCAAAGAAGTGAATAAGTTTCAGATG GCTTATTCCAACCTTCTGAGAGCTAACATGGATGGGCTGAAGAAGAGGGACAAAAAGAGCAAGAATAAGAAGAGCAAAGCAGCACAGTGA